The Herminiimonas arsenitoxidans sequence AAGCCTGTGCGCCGCACTTTCCGTCTTGCTGGAGACCTCATGAAATTTCGCTTCCCCATCGTCATCATTGATGAAGATTTTCGTTCCGAGAACACGTCGGGACTAGGCATCCGCGCACTGGCCGAAGCGATGGAAAAAGAAGGCATGGAAGTGCTGGGCGTCACCAGCTACGGCGACCTGTCACAGTTCGCACAACAGCAATCGCGCGCGTCCGCCTTCATCCTGTCTATCGACGATGAAGAGTTCGGCGCCGGCTCGTTTGAAGAAACTGATTACGCATTGAAATCGTTGCGCGCCTTCGTCGAAGAAATTCGCCACAAGAACGCCGACATCCCGATTTATCTGTACGGTGAAACGCGTACCTCGCGCCACATTCCAAATGACATCCTGCGCGAACTGCATGGTTTCATTCACATGTTTGAAGACACGCCTGAATTCGTCGCACGTCACATCATCCGCGAAGCGAAGTCCTACATGGATGGCTTGTCGCCTCCGTTCTTCCGCGCGCTGGTGCATTACGCACAGGATGGCTCCTACTCATGGCACTGCCCTGGCCACTCCGGCGGCGTCGCATTCTTGAAATCGCCTATCGGCCAAATGTTCCACCAATTCTTTGGCGAGAACATGTTGCGTGCCGACGTTTGTAACGCGGTAGAAGAACTCGGTCAGTTGCTCGATCACACTGGTCCGGTCGCTGCGTCTGAACGCAATGCCGCGCGCATCTTCAATGCTGATCACTGCTACTTCGTCACCAACGGCACCTCGACCTCGAACAAGATGGTCTGGCACTCGACTGTCGCGCCTGGCGATATCGTCGTGGTTGATCGCAACTGTCACAAATCGATACTGCACTCGATCATCATGTGTGGCGCGATTCCGGTCTTCCTGATGCCGACACGTAATCACCTCGGCATCATCGGCCCTATCCCGCTGTCGGAATTTTCGATGGAAAATATCCGCAAGAAGATCGAAGCCAATCCTTTTGCCCGCGAAGCCGCCAACAAGAAGCCACGCATCCTGACCATCACGCAATCAACTTACGACGGCGTGATCTACAACGTCGAAACATTGAAAGACATGCTCGACGGCGAAATCGACACGCTGCATTTCGATGAAGCATGGTTGCCACACGCGACCTTCCACGATTTCTACAAAAACATGCACGCGATCGGCAAAGACCGTCCGCGCGCCAAAGAGTCGATGATTTTCTCGACCCAATCGACACATAAATTGCTGGCTGGCCTGTCACAGGCATCGCAGATCCTTGTGCGCGAATCGGAGAGCGTCAAGCTCGATCAAGACGCCTTCAATGAAGCGTATCTGATGCACACCTCAACTTCGCCACAGTATTCGATCATCGCGTCATGCGACGTTGCTGCCGCGATGATGGAAGCACCGGGCGGTACTGCACTGGTGGAAGAAAGCATTTTGGAAGCGCTGGACTTCCGCCGTGCGATGAAGAAGATCGATCAGGAATGGGGCAAGGACTGGTGGTTCCAGGTATGGGGTCCTGACACCTTCAGCGAAGAAGGCATAGGCACGCAGGACGACTGGATGATCCGCGCGGAAGACGACTGGCATGGCTTCGGCAATCTGGCTCCGGGCTTCAATATGCTCGATCCGATCAAGGCGACCATCGTCAATCCGGGTCTGTCACTCGACGGCAAGTTCGGCGAGTCCGGCATCCCTGCGTCCATCGTGACCAAATATCTGGCTGAGCACGGCGTCATCATTGAAAAATGCGGCCTGTATTCATTCTTCATCATGTTCACCATCGGCATTACCAAAGGCCGCTGGAACACGCTGCTGACCGCCCTGCAACAGTTCAAGGACGATTACGACAAGAACCAACCGATGTGGCGCATCCTGCCGGAATTCGCTGCGGCCAATCCACGCTACGAGCGTATCGGCCTGCGTGATCTGTGCCAACAGATTCATGACTTCTACAAAGCCTATGACGTCGCGCGTCTAACGACAGAGATGTATCTATCCGATATGCAACCGGCGATGAAACCGTCTGACGCATTCTCGAAAATGGCGCATCGCGAAATCGACCGTGTCCCTATCGATGAACTGGAAGGTCGTGTGACATCGATCTTGCTGACGCCTTACCCACCGGGCATTCCTTTGTTGATTCCGGGCGAACGTTTCAACAAGACTATCGTTGACTACCTGCGCTTTGCACGTGACTTCAACGAGAAATTCCCAGGCTTTGAAACCGATGTACACGGTCTGGTCAAACGTGAAGTGGACGGCAAGCGCGATTACTTCGTCGATTGCGTACGTCAGTAAATAAGTTTGTATCCTGATGAAAGGAATGTGAAATGAAACCTCGCATAACCGTCATCACGCTAGGCGTTGATGATCTGGAGCAAGCACTCCAGTTTTATCGGGATGGCCTCGGCCTGCAAACACAAGGCATCATCGGTGCCGAGTTTGAATATGGTGCAGTTGCCTTCTTCGATCTGCAGTCAGGATTGAAGTTGGCGCTGTGGCCGCGCAAGAGCATTTCTCAAGATACCGGCATTCCTGTCGCGCCTGTCAGTTCAACCGAATTCACCATCGGGCATAACGTATCTTCGAAGGAAGAAGTCGATGCCGCCATGCGGCAAGCAAAGAACGCTGGAGCAAGCATCGTCAAACAGGCGCACGATACGTTTTGGGGCGGCTACGCAGGCTACTTTAAAGATCCCGATCAGCATCTATGGGAAGTTGTATGGAATCCAGCCTGGGACGCGCCTAACTGAAGCGCATGAAGGTCCAATAATCTGGAGGCAGCTATGGTTGCACGTACCGTCAGATTGGGTAGTGAACGCATCACCAACGAAGGCATACGCATCGGCACAGTACATCGCCCGCCACGCGGCGTAGCCAAAACCGATTTTGCCTCGCATAACTGGTTCGATGTCTGGTTCCCCAACCTTGCTCCCAGCGCAGACACTGTCAAACTCGCACATAGCGCCACCACACCGCAGGAATGGAATACCTTCTTCAAACACTATCGCGCTGAAATGGCGACACCTGAAAACGTACACACGATTGAACTACTCGCAGCACTTTCGCATCACAGCAACTTCTCGGTCGGGTGCTACTGCGAAGACGAAGCGCACTGCCATCGCTCCGTGCTACGTAGCTTGCTAATCGACAAAGGTGCCAAGGTCGCGTGATTTGAAATCACTTTTTACATCGCAGTTACACATCCATTGCACAAGAACGATCACAATGAATAGTGTGAATCAGCACAACAGGAAATGTATCAATGAATAAAATCGCATTATTTTTCGCGGGCATAGCACTCTCTACAGCGGCTATCGGCGCAGACAACAATCGCATCGTCAAGACAGGAATTTTTCCACAAACCAAAGGCATGGTAGTTGTCGCTGAAGGAGACTTCGAGCCGCGCGGCATAGGCAGCTACTCGCTGCGCGTCTATGCCAAAAACGATCCTGCCTATCCTTACGATGAATTCATCACCGGCACCATACGCCCACGCAATGGCACGATAGAAAGTCTGACGTTTGCCGACCTCGACCACGATGGCACGCAAGAAATTATCGTCACCACACGTTATATAGGCAGCGGCAATTACGTTACGGTAGATGCCTTCCGCCTGCGCAAGAAGAATTTGCAATTCATCACATCAATCGCTGGCATGGATGCCAAATTAGATGCGGTACAAGCACTGAAAAAAAAGTTAGGCAAGAGCCGTTAATTTAAGAGGCGGGCAGTATTACTGTCTCGCCTATCAAACCCAAGCATTCCCCAGCAAAGCCACCAGACTACCTATCAGCAATAGCCACAGCGGATGTATCCGCGTTTTCCAGGCCAGCAAAGCAGTAACAATGGTAATCACCGTCAGTAGCCAATTGGTATCCGACGTATGTGCAATCACTGCCGCACTGGCAGCAACTATGCCCGCAGTCACAGGCACCATGCCGGATTGTATATAGGCACGCCACGGTCTATCTTTGAAACGTTCCCATGCATGTAGCGACATGATAGTCAGCAGCGATGACGGACCAAACTTAGCGATGGCGGTCACCAGCATGCCTGCCCAGCCTGCCACCTGCCAGCCAACCAGATTGACTATCATCATGTTCGGCCCCGGTGCGGCCTGGCTCAAGGCAAACAAGGCGCTGAATTCTTTCGCACTCATCCATTGATGCACTTCGACCACCTGACGCTGCATCTCGGGCAGGATCGCATTACCGCCGCCAAATGCCAGCAGAGACAACTGGGAAAAAATCAGGAATAAGGCAATCAGGGTCTGCGTCATTTCTTGCTCCTCGCCGTAACCCAGATGCTGAGTGGAGTCATCACCAGCATGACCCATAGCAATGGCAAACGCAGTAAAGCAATCGCGATAAAACACATCACTGCAACACCAGCCATCATGAACTTCTTGCGCAAAGGCAGCGCGATTTTGATCGCCATGGAAATTAGCAAACCAGCCGCCGCTGCGGCCAGGCCGGCAAATACATGCCCTACTTGCGCATCGTCTCGAAAGCGCTCATACAGCATCCCCAGCATGATCAAGACAATTGATGGCATCGCAACCAAACCCATGATGGAAACGAAAGCGCCTTTGACACCACGAAAACGCATGCCGACTGCAACCGATAAATTAATCATATTGCCGCCCGGCAGGAACTGACACAGACCGAGCAGTTCGGTGAATTCGGTTTCATTCAACCAGCGCTTGTCCTCCACCAGCATCCGGTGTGCCAGTGGCAAGGCACCGCCAAAGGCCATCATGCCCAGCGCCAGAAAGCCCAGAAATAATTGCCGAATGGTCGGGTGTGGCACTTCCGCTTGCGCCATTGGCATTTCCGCTATTTGTGTACTGCTTTCCATCTTCTTGCTTCCGTCATATCCATTGATAGGCGAAAGCTTACGCGCGAACCGTCATTCAGTCTAATATATGGAATCATAGTTAAACATACTTAAAATATATGTCATCCATAGATCTGCGCCTGCTGCGCTATTTCGTCGTCGTCGCCGAAGAAGGTCATCTGACCAAGGCCGCACAACGCATAGGCATACAGCAACCACCGCTGAGCCAGCAAATTCGCGCGCTTGAAAAAGAGCTGGACGTCACCTTGTTCCGGCGTCTTCCGCGCGGTATGGAATTGACAGAAAGTGGGCATGCCTTGTTGGTTGATGCGCGCATTATTCTGGATCAGGTCAACACCACCATAGAAGACGTGCGCCGTATCTCGCAAGGCGAGCTGGGCCGCATCGCAGTCGGCTTCACCGAGTCAGCATCACTACACCCATTCATCCCAGCCGTCATACGTGCATTCAGGGAGGTATCGCCGGGCGTTACGCTTGCGGTAGAAGAAAGCAATACATCCGATCTGGTCGAAGCCTTGCGTCAGAATCGTGTAGACGTCGCCTTCATACGCTCGCCGATAGGCAATGCAGCAGGATTGAAAATGGAAACGATGCTGGTGGAAGAAATGATCGTCGCGCTACCAGCCACACACCCACTGGCGCAGAACAAACGGCGCAAGAGTTTGCCGCTCACTGCTTTGGCAGAAGAATCATTCATCCTGAACCGACGTCCCAGCGGACCCGGTTTGTACGATACCGTGATCGCAGCCTGCCGCGTCGCAGGCTTCAGCCCCAAAGTAAAGCTGGAAGCACGCAAAAATCTGTCCACGCTAAGTTTGGTCGCTGCTGGCTTGGGCATCTCTATCGTTCCAGCCTCGATACGACATGTGAAACTGGAAGAAGTCGTTTATTTGAACGTTGATCACGCACCCGGCCTGCGCGCGCCTTTGCATCTAGCTTATCGTGATATACCGCAATCAGGTGCGGTGGAAAGAATGATTATTGAGGCGAGGAAGCTTGCCAAAACTCTAGGATGAAGATTAGGTAGTCCCAACTTTTCTGATTTGCTCTTGATAGTTATCAATCCGCCCTTGAGAAGCCTTAATACCTTTTGAATAATAATTTTCATCCTTATGTGACTCCGTTCCCCACTCCCTCAAATTTTCAATTCGTTGCTCTTCGCGCTCAATCAAATATGTCAACGCAGTCACACGTGCAACATTAGCTTGTTGCACGAGACTTGTTTTGATTAAATCTATTGTTTCAGCGTGCTGCGCCATTGCTGCTAATGTCTTTTGTTCAAATTCAGCGTTCTGTCTTTGTTGAAGAATCATTGAATAAATAGCTAACGCCAGAGCTACGCCGGAAAACAGAGCATTAATTGCTCCAAAACTATCACCAAAACTTCCAGCATCTCCAATATTGCCAAACCAAACCGTAGTAAGAGCTGAAGCAAGCCACAACAAGACGAATGTAATAATGAATGGTTTAAGTTTCATAAAGTAAGCAGTAGTAAAAGAAAAATCTACTGCTCACTAAAAATGAAACAGTAGATTTTGTAAAAAGCGCGGTGCTTTCCCATCAAAGTAAGTTATACCGCATGAAAATTACAAAGATAGCGGCATGCTGATTTTTTCACTCAAATATCAGCATCCAAATTTTCTATCAAGCCTTAGGCAAAGTTACGCCGTGTTGGCCTTGATACTTGCCACCTCTATCCTTGTACGACACTTCGCACACTTCATCGCTTTCAAAGAACAACACTTGCGCACAACCTTCACCTGCGTAAATCTTCGCAGGCAACGGTGTCGTATTGGAAAACTCCAGCGTCACATAGCCTTCCCATTCAGGTTCGAAAGGTGTCACGTTGACGATGATGCCGCAGCGCGCGTATGTCGATTTACCTAGGCAAATCGTCAGCACATTACGTGGAATACGGAAGTACTCGATCGTACGGGCAAGCGCAAATGAATTTGGCGGAATGATGCAAACATCGCTTTTGACATCGACGAATGAGTTTTCATCGAAGTTCTTCGGATCGACGATGGTGCTGTTGATATTGGTGAAAATCTTGAATTCGTCAGCGCAGCGAATATCGTAACCGTAGGAAGATGTCCCGTAAGAAACGATCTTCTGGCCGTTAGCCTGACGCACTTGACCAGGCTCGAATGGCTCGATCATGCCGGTTTCTGCTGCCATACGGCGTATCCATTTGTCGGATTTGATGGTCATATTCTTAGATTTAAGTGAGTGTTGTAAGGAATTTCCGCAATTTTACGCGAAATCGTTGCTCATCCGGCTGTAAGAAGCTTGCAAACAAAGGCCAGGACGCAATCGCAGCAACGCTCCCCGCGTTTGGGAGCTATAGAACTTTCCACCGAAGGAAGGCACTTAAGGCAGCCGGCACTCCGAATATCAGCAGGAAAATCGGCAATTCTTCGCCAAACGAATACCCAGCCTGATCAATACCTATCCACATATTGAAGGCAGCAATACCAAACCATAGCGTGACAAATATAGTCGTGGCCCAGGTCATGGCAGCCGGATAATTCGCAGAAAACAGCCGCGCCAGCAAAACGAATGCCGCGAGTATCAATAAGCCTGCAAGCAGGAAACTCAATGTGCGCATGGTTTTCCTTTAAGGATTTTTTCTGCCTGTTTCGATCCGTAGCTCGTATTCATTCAATTTTCCGATGACGTCCGGACGTCCTGCATATTTCTTCTTGAGTTGCGCCAGCTTGTTATCACTACCCGTGCAAAGCGCAGTAATGTTATCCAGCAAGAACTTGCGTCGCTCTTCATCATACGGCTCCTCGCCGCGAAAATGATCGCAGCCATCGCGCTTTTCAATGAAACGGGCGACATCCGCAGGAAACTTGCTCTGCGCCGAGACTTGCAGACAAATACTCGTCAAAATAGATAACAAAAATAGTTGATGGCGCATAGCTTTCCGATTTACTTAGAAATTCGTTTAACGTCCTATGCACCATCCGCGCAAACATCTTTGCGAACTACTCTAACGCTGCATCGTTTCCCACACCTTCTGCAATCGCTTGACCGATACCGGCATAGGCGTACGCAACTCTTGTGCAAACAAGGACACGCGCAACTCTTCCAGCAACCAGCGGAACTCCGTCATCTTCGGATCGCCGTGACGTTCCTTCAATGCACGTTGCCATGGCGCTGCAGCTTGCTGCCATTCAGCCATTGCCCGCGTATCGCGCGCAGGATCGGCGCGCAATTTATCGATGCGCACATTGATCGCCTTCAGATAACGCGGGAAATGCGTGAGGTTGATGTAATTGTTCTCTGCGATGAAGCGCTTGCTGACCAAGCCTTGTAATTGTGACTGCATATCGGTCACGGCTTGCGCATGCGCTTTTACTGTTTGCAGTTTCTTCGGCAAGGCGTGATATTCAGTCAGTATCAATCCGACCAGTCGTGCGATTTCATTGACCAGCAAACCCAGCCTCGACTTGCCTTCGTCCTTGCGCGCATTGAACTCTTCTGCATTTTTCGGCAACGGTTCTTGCAGACAGGCGCGCTCCAGGCCAGCGTGAATAATCTGATCACGCAATTCTTCCTGCGAACCCAAGGCCATGAACTGCATGCCCATTTGCTGCAAGCCTGGAATGTTCTTTTCCAGATACTTCAACTGTTCTTTCAACTGCAAAGCCAGCAAGCGACGCAAGCCTATACGATGCACGCGTGCTGCTTCATTCGGATCGTCAAACACTTCCAGATCGCAATACGTGCCTTTATCTACCAATGCGGGGAAGCCGATCAGCGTTTGCTTGCCTTGCTGGATTTCCAGCAACTCTGGCAATTCGCCAAAGGTCCAACTGGTCAGATTCTGATGCGTCGTTGCGTTTACGACTTTGCCGCCTGCATGCGTTGCTGTACCTGATTGTGTTTTAGTCGCAGAGCTAGCCACTTGCGTTTTACCGGTAACAGCAACCGGTTTAGCCGCGCTGGTCGATTGCCCCACCAGCGGCATCGCCGTTTGCTCAGCAATACGTTGAAAACTTTCTCTCGCTTGTCCGCCAAACTCTGAGCGCAAGGTAGCAAGATTGCGTCCCATCTCCAACTGACGGCCATGTTCATCGATGATCTTGAAGTTCATGAACTGATGCGAGGACAAGGTTTCCAGTTTGTAGTCTGTCGTCTTGGTAGCGATACCGGTTTGTTCGCGTACGTCAGCAATGACTGCATCCAGCAAACTGCCTTTGCCGAAGGCATGCGCTTCTTGCACACGATCACAAAAACCGGCCGCGTAATCTGGTAATGGCACGCAATGACGGCGCAATTTTTGTGGCAAAGACTTGATCAACAGATGTACTTTTTCCTTCAACATGCCGGGCACCAGCCATTCACAACGATCGGCCGATACCTGATTCAAGGCATACAAGGGAACAGTCAGCGTCACACCATCGCGCGGCGTGCCTGGCTCGAAGTGATACGACAGCACCATATCGACGCCAGCGACGTTCATCACCTTGGGGAACAACTCAGTCGTCACGCCTGCTGCTTCATGCCGCATCAAATCATCACGATTCAGATACAGTAACTTCGGTTCTTTGGCCGTCGCTTCCTTGTGCCATTTCTCGAAGGTGATGCCGTTATGAATATCGGCTGGAATCAGCTTGTCGTAGAAAGCCGCGATCAATTCATCATCAACCAATACATCAAGGCGACGTGACTTGTGCTCAAGATTCTCGATCTCGCGTATCAATTTATGGTTATGCGCAAAGAAAGGTGCACGCGTTTCAAAATCACCACCGACCAGCGCATCGCGGATAAAAATTTCGCGCGCATCCGATGGATTGATCAAGCCATATTGAATCCGGCGCTGACTGTAGACAACGAGGCCGTACAAGGTCGCGCGCTCATACGCAGAAACTTGCGCAGTGCGTTTTTCCCAGCGCGGCTCACCGTAGGATTTTTTCAGCAAATGACCCGCAACACGTTCCAGCCATTCCGGCTGTATCTGCGCGATGCAACGCGCATACAGGCGCGTGGTGTCGACCAGCTCGGCCGCCATGATCCATTTACCGGCCTTCTTGATGAGCGACGAACCTGGCCAGATGTGGAACTTGATCGCACGTGCGCCCAGATAATGCTGCTCTTCTTCCGACTTGAAGCCGATATTGCCAAGCAAGCCGGTCAGCAGTGCCGTGTGTAATTGCTCATAGGTTGCCGGTGCTTCATTCAAGCGCCAGCCCTGCTCACGCACGATGGTCAGCAATTGCGAATGCACATCGCGCCATTCGCGCAGACGCAGTTGCGACAGAAAACTGGCGCGACATTCTTCCTGCAACAGTCGATTCGATTTCTTGTGCGCGACCGCATCTTCGAACCATTTCCAGATTTTCAGATAACTGGCGAACTCCGATTTTTCATCAGCGAATTTCTTGTGTGCGTTGTCAGCTGCTGTTTGCGCTTCCATCGGACGATCGCGTGGATCTTGCA is a genomic window containing:
- a CDS encoding arginine/lysine/ornithine decarboxylase, with the translated sequence MKFRFPIVIIDEDFRSENTSGLGIRALAEAMEKEGMEVLGVTSYGDLSQFAQQQSRASAFILSIDDEEFGAGSFEETDYALKSLRAFVEEIRHKNADIPIYLYGETRTSRHIPNDILRELHGFIHMFEDTPEFVARHIIREAKSYMDGLSPPFFRALVHYAQDGSYSWHCPGHSGGVAFLKSPIGQMFHQFFGENMLRADVCNAVEELGQLLDHTGPVAASERNAARIFNADHCYFVTNGTSTSNKMVWHSTVAPGDIVVVDRNCHKSILHSIIMCGAIPVFLMPTRNHLGIIGPIPLSEFSMENIRKKIEANPFAREAANKKPRILTITQSTYDGVIYNVETLKDMLDGEIDTLHFDEAWLPHATFHDFYKNMHAIGKDRPRAKESMIFSTQSTHKLLAGLSQASQILVRESESVKLDQDAFNEAYLMHTSTSPQYSIIASCDVAAAMMEAPGGTALVEESILEALDFRRAMKKIDQEWGKDWWFQVWGPDTFSEEGIGTQDDWMIRAEDDWHGFGNLAPGFNMLDPIKATIVNPGLSLDGKFGESGIPASIVTKYLAEHGVIIEKCGLYSFFIMFTIGITKGRWNTLLTALQQFKDDYDKNQPMWRILPEFAAANPRYERIGLRDLCQQIHDFYKAYDVARLTTEMYLSDMQPAMKPSDAFSKMAHREIDRVPIDELEGRVTSILLTPYPPGIPLLIPGERFNKTIVDYLRFARDFNEKFPGFETDVHGLVKREVDGKRDYFVDCVRQ
- a CDS encoding VOC family protein: MKPRITVITLGVDDLEQALQFYRDGLGLQTQGIIGAEFEYGAVAFFDLQSGLKLALWPRKSISQDTGIPVAPVSSTEFTIGHNVSSKEEVDAAMRQAKNAGASIVKQAHDTFWGGYAGYFKDPDQHLWEVVWNPAWDAPN
- a CDS encoding DUF488 domain-containing protein, whose amino-acid sequence is MVARTVRLGSERITNEGIRIGTVHRPPRGVAKTDFASHNWFDVWFPNLAPSADTVKLAHSATTPQEWNTFFKHYRAEMATPENVHTIELLAALSHHSNFSVGCYCEDEAHCHRSVLRSLLIDKGAKVA
- a CDS encoding PliI family lysozyme inhibitor of I-type lysozyme, translated to MNKIALFFAGIALSTAAIGADNNRIVKTGIFPQTKGMVVVAEGDFEPRGIGSYSLRVYAKNDPAYPYDEFITGTIRPRNGTIESLTFADLDHDGTQEIIVTTRYIGSGNYVTVDAFRLRKKNLQFITSIAGMDAKLDAVQALKKKLGKSR
- a CDS encoding chromate transporter; its protein translation is MTQTLIALFLIFSQLSLLAFGGGNAILPEMQRQVVEVHQWMSAKEFSALFALSQAAPGPNMMIVNLVGWQVAGWAGMLVTAIAKFGPSSLLTIMSLHAWERFKDRPWRAYIQSGMVPVTAGIVAASAAVIAHTSDTNWLLTVITIVTALLAWKTRIHPLWLLLIGSLVALLGNAWV
- a CDS encoding chromate transporter; this translates as MESSTQIAEMPMAQAEVPHPTIRQLFLGFLALGMMAFGGALPLAHRMLVEDKRWLNETEFTELLGLCQFLPGGNMINLSVAVGMRFRGVKGAFVSIMGLVAMPSIVLIMLGMLYERFRDDAQVGHVFAGLAAAAAGLLISMAIKIALPLRKKFMMAGVAVMCFIAIALLRLPLLWVMLVMTPLSIWVTARSKK
- a CDS encoding LysR family transcriptional regulator is translated as MSSIDLRLLRYFVVVAEEGHLTKAAQRIGIQQPPLSQQIRALEKELDVTLFRRLPRGMELTESGHALLVDARIILDQVNTTIEDVRRISQGELGRIAVGFTESASLHPFIPAVIRAFREVSPGVTLAVEESNTSDLVEALRQNRVDVAFIRSPIGNAAGLKMETMLVEEMIVALPATHPLAQNKRRKSLPLTALAEESFILNRRPSGPGLYDTVIAACRVAGFSPKVKLEARKNLSTLSLVAAGLGISIVPASIRHVKLEEVVYLNVDHAPGLRAPLHLAYRDIPQSGAVERMIIEARKLAKTLG
- the dcd gene encoding dCTP deaminase, whose protein sequence is MTIKSDKWIRRMAAETGMIEPFEPGQVRQANGQKIVSYGTSSYGYDIRCADEFKIFTNINSTIVDPKNFDENSFVDVKSDVCIIPPNSFALARTIEYFRIPRNVLTICLGKSTYARCGIIVNVTPFEPEWEGYVTLEFSNTTPLPAKIYAGEGCAQVLFFESDEVCEVSYKDRGGKYQGQHGVTLPKA
- the hrpA gene encoding ATP-dependent RNA helicase HrpA, encoding MSAPESNQKPKPAATNRPARVAQAPSAPPVRNPLPAITFPEELPVSGKREDIARAIQANQVIIVSGETGSGKTTQLPKICLELGRGLNGLIGHTQPRRIAASSTAKRIAQEIGSPLGEHVGFKVRFNDTLTKGAWIKLMTDGILLAETQTDPLLRQYDTIIIDEAHERSLNIDFLLGYLKQLLPKRPDLKVIITSATIDADRFARHFGSNGKLAPVIEVSGRMYPVEVRYRPVEAFDKNTEGNPNATSDAAAARRSAMAAKERGQRDLMDAVVDAVDELARIGSGDVLVFLPGEREIRDAAEALRKHHPPHVEILPLFARLSAQEQERVFKVSNARRIVLATNVAETSLTVPGIRYVVDAGLARVKRYSYRNKVEQLQIEPIAQSAANQRAGRCGRVSAGVCIRLYDEQDYLLRPKFTEPEILRSSLASVILRMKSLHLADVETFPFIEPPLGRAIADGYQLLQELGAVDDENKLTKLGRELAKLPLDPRVGRMILAAKDNVCLTEVLIIAAALSVQDPRDRPMEAQTAADNAHKKFADEKSEFASYLKIWKWFEDAVAHKKSNRLLQEECRASFLSQLRLREWRDVHSQLLTIVREQGWRLNEAPATYEQLHTALLTGLLGNIGFKSEEEQHYLGARAIKFHIWPGSSLIKKAGKWIMAAELVDTTRLYARCIAQIQPEWLERVAGHLLKKSYGEPRWEKRTAQVSAYERATLYGLVVYSQRRIQYGLINPSDAREIFIRDALVGGDFETRAPFFAHNHKLIREIENLEHKSRRLDVLVDDELIAAFYDKLIPADIHNGITFEKWHKEATAKEPKLLYLNRDDLMRHEAAGVTTELFPKVMNVAGVDMVLSYHFEPGTPRDGVTLTVPLYALNQVSADRCEWLVPGMLKEKVHLLIKSLPQKLRRHCVPLPDYAAGFCDRVQEAHAFGKGSLLDAVIADVREQTGIATKTTDYKLETLSSHQFMNFKIIDEHGRQLEMGRNLATLRSEFGGQARESFQRIAEQTAMPLVGQSTSAAKPVAVTGKTQVASSATKTQSGTATHAGGKVVNATTHQNLTSWTFGELPELLEIQQGKQTLIGFPALVDKGTYCDLEVFDDPNEAARVHRIGLRRLLALQLKEQLKYLEKNIPGLQQMGMQFMALGSQEELRDQIIHAGLERACLQEPLPKNAEEFNARKDEGKSRLGLLVNEIARLVGLILTEYHALPKKLQTVKAHAQAVTDMQSQLQGLVSKRFIAENNYINLTHFPRYLKAINVRIDKLRADPARDTRAMAEWQQAAAPWQRALKERHGDPKMTEFRWLLEELRVSLFAQELRTPMPVSVKRLQKVWETMQR